In Bradyrhizobium erythrophlei, a single genomic region encodes these proteins:
- a CDS encoding phosphatase PAP2 family protein — translation MNRTGLIVALALALAIGLLFGIYPELDLKLASLFYDEASRTFPLKLNALAAIARDGAMVIAWVLALPAIAALIVKLARPDRPLMISGRAMVFLLVTLLLSAGVLTNLTFKSYWGRPRPVAVSQFNGDQSFVPWWDPRGACARNCSFFSGEGATAFWTYAPAALAPPAWRPLAYAAATLFGVATSGLRMAFGGHFFTDVAIAGLVTFLVIWLVHGYVYRWTSTRLSDERVDAALTRFAWPGYRALQRWRGREVGPAPSASS, via the coding sequence ATGAACCGGACCGGATTGATTGTCGCGCTGGCGCTCGCGCTCGCAATCGGGCTGCTGTTCGGGATCTATCCCGAACTCGACCTGAAGCTCGCTTCGCTGTTTTACGACGAGGCCTCGCGCACGTTTCCGCTGAAGCTCAACGCGCTCGCGGCGATTGCCCGCGACGGCGCGATGGTGATCGCCTGGGTTCTCGCGCTGCCGGCGATCGCTGCCTTGATCGTCAAACTGGCGCGGCCGGACCGGCCGCTGATGATATCCGGCCGGGCGATGGTGTTCCTCTTGGTCACGCTGCTTCTTTCCGCCGGCGTGCTCACCAATCTCACCTTCAAAAGCTATTGGGGCCGGCCGCGTCCGGTGGCGGTGAGCCAGTTCAACGGTGACCAGAGCTTTGTGCCGTGGTGGGATCCGCGCGGGGCTTGCGCGCGCAACTGTTCGTTCTTCTCTGGCGAAGGCGCCACCGCATTCTGGACCTACGCCCCCGCCGCGTTGGCGCCCCCGGCATGGCGACCGCTCGCCTATGCAGCCGCGACCCTGTTCGGCGTGGCGACGAGCGGGCTGCGGATGGCATTCGGCGGACACTTCTTCACCGATGTGGCCATCGCAGGCCTGGTGACGTTTCTCGTGATCTGGCTGGTGCACGGCTATGTCTATCGCTGGACTTCCACCCGTCTGAGCGATGAGCGGGTCGATGCGGCGCTAACGCGGTTCGCATGGCCCGGATATCGGGCTTTGCAACGCTGGCGAGGCCGCGAAGTCGGCCCGGCACCGTCGGCGTCGTCTTAA
- the argG gene encoding argininosuccinate synthase encodes MSTILKSLPKGEKVGIAFSGGLDTSAALLWMKQKGARVFAYTANLGQPDEADYDEIPRKALEFGGEKARLVDCRTQLVHEGIAAIQAGAFHISTGGATYFNTTPLGRAVTGTMLVSAMKEDGVNIWGDGSTYKGNDIERFYRYGLLTNPGLKIYKPWLDQQFIDELGGRAEMSAFMTASGFAYKMSAEKAYSTDSNILGATHEAKDLENLDSGIKIVNPIMGVPFWRDDCAVKPEKVVVRFVEGQPVALNGQTFADPVALFLEANAIGGRHGLGMSDQIENRIIEAKSRGIYEAPGMALLHIVYERLITGIHNQDTIEEYRIGGLRLGRLLYQGRWFDSQALMLRETAQRWVARAITGEVTLELRRGNDYSILNTESPNLTYQPERLSMEKVEDAAFTPADRIGQLTMRNLDIADTRAKLDIYSKAGLISIGEGSPILKLESDKD; translated from the coding sequence ATGAGTACGATCCTGAAAAGCCTGCCCAAGGGCGAGAAAGTCGGCATCGCCTTCTCGGGCGGTCTCGACACCAGTGCGGCGCTGCTCTGGATGAAGCAGAAGGGCGCCCGTGTCTTTGCCTATACGGCCAATCTCGGCCAGCCCGACGAAGCCGACTACGACGAGATTCCACGCAAGGCGCTGGAGTTCGGCGGCGAAAAGGCGCGGCTCGTCGATTGCCGCACGCAATTGGTGCACGAAGGCATCGCCGCCATTCAGGCCGGCGCGTTTCACATTTCGACCGGCGGCGCGACCTATTTCAACACCACGCCGCTCGGGCGCGCGGTGACCGGCACGATGCTAGTTTCGGCAATGAAGGAAGACGGCGTCAACATCTGGGGCGACGGCTCGACCTACAAGGGCAACGACATCGAGCGGTTCTATCGCTACGGCCTGCTCACCAATCCCGGCCTGAAGATCTACAAGCCGTGGCTCGACCAGCAGTTCATCGACGAACTGGGCGGACGCGCCGAGATGTCAGCGTTCATGACCGCCAGCGGTTTCGCTTACAAGATGAGCGCCGAAAAAGCCTATTCGACCGACAGCAACATTCTCGGTGCGACGCACGAGGCCAAGGATCTCGAGAACCTCGACAGCGGTATCAAGATCGTCAACCCGATCATGGGCGTGCCGTTCTGGCGCGACGACTGCGCGGTCAAGCCCGAGAAGGTCGTCGTGCGGTTCGTCGAAGGTCAGCCGGTCGCGCTGAACGGCCAGACGTTCGCCGATCCGGTCGCGCTGTTCCTTGAAGCCAATGCCATCGGCGGCCGTCACGGCCTCGGCATGAGCGACCAGATCGAGAACCGCATTATCGAAGCCAAGAGCCGTGGCATCTATGAAGCGCCGGGCATGGCGCTGTTGCACATCGTCTATGAGCGCCTGATCACCGGCATCCACAACCAGGACACCATCGAGGAGTATCGCATCGGCGGCCTGCGCCTGGGCCGGCTGCTCTACCAGGGACGCTGGTTCGATTCGCAAGCCCTGATGTTGCGCGAGACCGCGCAGCGCTGGGTGGCGCGCGCCATTACTGGAGAAGTGACGCTCGAACTGCGCCGCGGCAACGATTATTCGATCCTGAACACCGAGAGTCCGAATCTGACCTATCAGCCGGAGCGGTTGAGCATGGAGAAGGTCGAGGACGCCGCGTTCACGCCGGCGGACCGCATCGGTCAATTGACCATGCGCAATCTCGACATCGCCGACACCCGCGCCAAGCTCGATATCTATTCCAAGGCGGGCCTGATCTCGATCGGCGAGGGCTCTCCGATCCTCAAGCTCGAAAGCGACAAGGACTGA
- the rlmN gene encoding 23S rRNA (adenine(2503)-C(2))-methyltransferase RlmN, producing MTGTSAPLEKVPLESYVPPARPSLIGLSREELTEKLGDIGVAPAQRKMRVQQLWHWMYVRGAQDFETMTSISKDMRKELEQHFTVDRPEVVAEQISSDGTRKWLLRLPSGDKLERAHEVECVYIPETDRGTLCVSSQVGCTLNCSFCHTGTQRLVRNLTSGEIVGQIMVARDRLNDWIDRETPNGNRLVTNIVMMGMGEPLYNFEAVRDALLIVADNEGIGISRRRITLSTSGVVPNIKRTGEEIGVMLAISLHAVRDELRNELVPLNRKYPIAELLQACRDYPGASNARRITFEYVMLKGVNDSLDDAKLLVKLLKGIPAKINLIPFNPWPGTAYECSDWERIEKFSEYIFNAGYSSPVRTPRGRDILAACGQLKSETEKLSARERQALRAMAMTD from the coding sequence TTGACCGGCACGAGCGCACCTTTGGAAAAGGTACCGCTGGAATCCTACGTGCCGCCGGCGAGGCCCTCGCTGATCGGGCTGTCGCGCGAGGAACTGACTGAGAAGCTCGGCGACATCGGCGTGGCCCCGGCGCAGCGCAAGATGCGCGTGCAGCAGCTCTGGCACTGGATGTATGTCCGCGGCGCGCAAGATTTCGAGACCATGACCTCGATCTCCAAGGACATGCGCAAGGAACTCGAGCAGCATTTCACCGTCGACCGGCCTGAGGTGGTGGCGGAGCAGATTTCCAGCGACGGCACCCGCAAATGGCTGTTGCGCCTGCCGAGCGGCGACAAGCTCGAGAGGGCGCACGAAGTCGAATGCGTCTACATTCCGGAGACCGATCGCGGCACGCTGTGCGTCTCCTCGCAGGTCGGCTGCACGCTCAATTGCTCATTCTGCCACACCGGGACGCAGCGCCTGGTGCGCAATCTGACATCAGGCGAAATCGTCGGCCAGATCATGGTGGCGCGCGATCGCCTCAATGACTGGATCGATCGCGAGACGCCCAATGGCAACCGCCTCGTCACCAATATCGTGATGATGGGCATGGGCGAGCCGCTCTACAATTTCGAGGCGGTGCGCGACGCGCTTCTCATTGTCGCTGACAACGAAGGCATCGGCATTTCCCGCCGCCGCATCACGCTGTCGACTTCGGGCGTGGTGCCCAACATCAAGCGGACCGGCGAGGAAATCGGTGTGATGCTCGCGATCTCGCTGCATGCGGTGCGCGACGAATTGCGCAATGAGCTGGTGCCGCTCAACCGCAAATATCCGATCGCCGAACTGTTGCAGGCCTGCCGCGATTATCCCGGCGCATCGAATGCGCGGCGTATCACCTTCGAATATGTGATGCTCAAGGGCGTCAACGATTCGCTCGATGATGCGAAACTTCTGGTGAAGCTGCTGAAGGGGATTCCGGCCAAGATCAACCTCATTCCATTCAATCCGTGGCCGGGTACGGCTTACGAATGTTCCGACTGGGAGAGAATCGAGAAATTCTCCGAATATATCTTCAACGCCGGCTATTCGTCGCCGGTGCGCACGCCGCGTGGCCGCGACATCCTTGCCGCCTGCGGCCAGTTGAAGTCGGAGACCGAAAAACTATCGGCGCGCGAGCGGCAGGCGCTGCGCGCGATGGCGATGACGGATTAG
- a CDS encoding OmpA family protein codes for MTNLRIALLATTALSAMQLMTTPSHAQSASIVVAQREEVGPDGKPKQPPKEAPKGAPPARPATPPPAPPPHPAAPPPPPPPHPAAPPPPPPPHPAAPPPPPAPHSATPPAPPTPPPAAAPQQERGREIERERQQKGAPPAAQQPPAAPPTAAPHSATPPAPPTPPPAAAPQERGREFERERQQKGAPPAAQQPAAPPTAPAGTPPAGAPPAGAPVTPRAGPGTVPGGAPTPAPGNQTSAPPPGAPANAAPMVRHAPPQVSAPLPPPPAPQNLTPLPANPAAAQGPRRLEDFRSERREVQEGGRTVITEPGRIIIRDPSGGSFVRHDENERFRFGARDIQTQRVGNETRTVIIRPDGSQVITVIAADGSLLRRIRRDVRGEEFIIIDNSYRDPRAVGGFYVDLPPPVVRIPYDRYIVDAEDAPPDMIYDTMEAPPVDRIERRYTLDEIRYSPNVRMLMPSIDVNTINFDLGSWEIPPDQASKLQVIADGLNRAIQRNPREVFLIEGHTDATGNDTDNLSLSDRRAESAAELLTQQFGVPAENLTSQGYGSQYLKEQTSGPSRINRRVTIRRITPLLNGGVASLPPPPPGIAPPR; via the coding sequence ATGACAAATCTGAGAATCGCGTTGCTTGCCACGACCGCGCTGTCGGCCATGCAACTGATGACCACCCCATCGCACGCGCAGTCGGCATCGATCGTCGTTGCGCAACGAGAGGAAGTGGGTCCTGACGGGAAACCCAAGCAGCCGCCGAAGGAAGCGCCGAAGGGAGCTCCACCGGCGCGCCCTGCTACACCGCCTCCAGCGCCTCCACCACATCCGGCTGCGCCACCTCCGCCTCCGCCACCGCACCCGGCTGCACCGCCTCCGCCGCCGCCACCGCATCCGGCTGCGCCGCCTCCACCCCCGGCTCCGCATTCAGCGACGCCACCTGCACCGCCAACTCCGCCACCGGCCGCCGCGCCGCAGCAGGAGCGCGGAAGGGAAATAGAGCGCGAACGGCAGCAAAAGGGAGCACCGCCGGCTGCGCAGCAGCCGCCCGCGGCGCCTCCGACAGCTGCTCCGCATTCGGCCACGCCACCTGCACCGCCAACTCCGCCACCGGCCGCCGCGCCGCAGGAACGCGGACGAGAATTCGAACGCGAACGGCAGCAAAAGGGAGCACCGCCTGCTGCGCAACAGCCTGCTGCGCCGCCGACAGCACCGGCAGGAACTCCTCCCGCGGGAGCGCCACCTGCTGGCGCACCCGTGACGCCGCGCGCTGGTCCCGGCACGGTGCCGGGTGGCGCACCGACACCCGCACCTGGAAACCAGACGTCGGCGCCGCCGCCTGGCGCACCCGCCAATGCAGCGCCAATGGTCCGCCACGCGCCGCCCCAGGTGAGCGCGCCGTTGCCGCCACCACCTGCGCCACAGAACCTGACGCCGCTTCCGGCAAACCCGGCCGCAGCGCAGGGCCCGCGGCGGCTTGAGGATTTCCGAAGCGAACGGCGCGAAGTTCAGGAAGGCGGCCGCACCGTCATCACCGAGCCCGGCCGCATCATCATCCGCGACCCCTCCGGCGGGTCCTTTGTCCGCCACGACGAGAACGAGCGCTTCCGCTTCGGCGCGCGCGATATCCAGACCCAGCGCGTCGGCAACGAGACCCGCACCGTCATCATCCGTCCCGATGGTTCGCAGGTCATCACGGTGATCGCGGCCGACGGCTCGCTGTTGCGCCGGATCCGCCGCGACGTGCGCGGCGAGGAGTTCATCATCATCGACAACTCCTACCGCGATCCGCGCGCGGTCGGCGGCTTCTACGTCGACCTCCCGCCGCCGGTCGTCCGCATTCCCTACGACCGTTACATTGTCGACGCTGAGGATGCGCCGCCTGACATGATCTACGATACCATGGAGGCGCCGCCGGTCGATCGCATCGAGCGCCGCTACACGCTGGATGAAATCCGCTACAGCCCGAACGTGCGCATGCTGATGCCGAGCATCGACGTCAACACCATCAACTTCGACCTCGGCTCATGGGAGATCCCGCCCGACCAGGCCTCGAAGTTGCAGGTGATCGCCGACGGCCTCAACCGCGCCATCCAGCGCAATCCGCGCGAGGTGTTTTTGATCGAGGGCCACACCGACGCGACCGGCAACGACACCGACAACCTGTCGCTGTCCGACCGCCGCGCCGAGTCGGCTGCCGAACTGTTGACTCAGCAATTCGGTGTCCCGGCTGAAAACCTGACCTCGCAGGGTTACGGCTCGCAATATCTGAAGGAGCAGACCAGCGGGCCAAGCCGCATCAACCGGCGCGTCACCATCCGCCGCATCACGCCGCTGCTCAATGGTGGCGTGGCGTCGTTGCCGCCTCCCCCGCCCGGCATCGCGCCGCCGCGGTAA